The genomic stretch AATGCGCTGACAGAACTGTTCCTCCCCTCGGACAAGGAGATACAGATCCGCTACATCATCCAGCAGGAAGATGCCCGGTTCAGGCTGGGAACCCCAACCGAACAAGGCGCCTATCTGGGTATCAGCACCTATTTATGAATATAAAACATCATCCTATATGAAACCGAAAAACAACACAGAAGTAAGGAAAGCCTATCTGAGATTCGCGGGCTATCTGACATGCTGCACCATCCTTGCAGTAAGCATCTTTGCCTGTTTCCTGAAAACCTCCGGCATAGAAGTAAAGCGAATCACGGAGCAGGCGCTGGAATATGACCATATCTATGCCAAAGAGCTGTCCCTGTCGAACAGCATGGACTCCATCTACCAGTACATGAAACTGATGAACACTTCACCGCAAATAAACGACAAGCTCCTGCAAAGCGTAGTCAGTACGCGCAAGATGAACCTGCTCAAATATGTCCAAGGCATGGACACCAAAGATTGCAGGCTTTACAGGCAGCTGCTGGAAAACCTCAACATCTTCCTCGGGGTAAAAGACTCCATCCGTCTGCTGAATATCCAGGAAGAGATGGTGAAGAAAGACCTGATGCAGTGCATCCAAGACAACTGGAAAACAAGGCGTAACCTGAATGTGGGTTCCGGCGGCAACAAACAATAAAACGGAAAGCCATGGACAACAACAGAAAGACAATGAACAAACGGGAAATATTCATGGGACATGCCTATGTATTCCTGTTCTTTTTCCTGACAACCGTAGCGTGTTGTCTGGTAATCTTCATGTGGAACTCAGATTTCAAGATGTTTGAGCAGAAAGAGTTCGTAAAGATCAAGATGAACCGCATCAAGGATTTCCAGCAGGAACAAGCGGAAAGCCAGTTGCCGGTGGACTCCCTGTTCCGTAAAATAGAAACATTTGAACCGGGCGTTTACGCCCAGTATGAAGAAGACGACATCCATTATCTGATAAACAACCTGCGGAACACATACGAAAGGAACAGCTGGGACAAGCGATACAAGCTGTTCATGCACATTGCCGACT from Phocaeicola dorei encodes the following:
- a CDS encoding type VI secretion system TssO; this encodes MKPKNNTEVRKAYLRFAGYLTCCTILAVSIFACFLKTSGIEVKRITEQALEYDHIYAKELSLSNSMDSIYQYMKLMNTSPQINDKLLQSVVSTRKMNLLKYVQGMDTKDCRLYRQLLENLNIFLGVKDSIRLLNIQEEMVKKDLMQCIQDNWKTRRNLNVGSGGNKQ
- a CDS encoding type VI secretion system transmembrane protein TssO — protein: MDNNRKTMNKREIFMGHAYVFLFFFLTTVACCLVIFMWNSDFKMFEQKEFVKIKMNRIKDFQQEQAESQLPVDSLFRKIETFEPGVYAQYEEDDIHYLINNLRNTYERNSWDKRYKLFMHIADFYAMWLSDRKQLWSIGQNISLFKANLEECEIGLQKKEEDLRSGTKNK